The following DNA comes from Pseudomonas marginalis.
GCAGCATCGATTTCCAGCGCCGGGCGCACCGCGTCAATCCCCGAGAGGTTGACGCAATACAACTGCACCGCCCGCACACCTTCACGCGCCAGATGCGCCAGTTCCCGCAGGTGCTTGGCGCCACGCTGGGTCACCGCATCGGGGAAAGCGGCAACCCTGGTGCCATCAAACCCCAGCGTGACACTTTTGACTTCCACATACGCCGCGCCGTCGGGATATTCGAGACGAAAGTCGATGCGGCTTTTCTCCTGGCCGTAAGGCACTTCCCGCTTCAACGCGGTGAAACCGTTGAGTTCAGTGATCACGCCAGCGCGCAACGCCTCCTCGACCAACGGATTGGCGCGTGCCGTGTTAACGCACGCCAAGCGGCCCTGGGGCGTTTCGGCAATTTCCCAGGTGCCGGGCAACTTGCGCTTGGGGTCATTGGAGCGACTGAACCAGACCTGCCCGCCTTCCACCATGCAATTGAGCATCGAACCGGTATTTGGGCAGTGAATAGTCAACAACTCGCCGGTAACGGTTTCGATATCGGTGAGAAAGCGCTTATAGCGGCGAATCAGCCGGCCTTCTTCGAGGGGAGGATAAAAACGCATCAGCCTTGCCAGCTCCGCAGGCCACGCTGGATTCGTTCCACCGCCTCCTGTAGTCGATCAAGGTTTTGCGTGTAGGCAAAGCGCACATGATGGCCCGCTTGATAGCGGCCAAAATCCAGACCGGGGGTAAAGGCGACATGCTCGGTTTCTAGGAAATGACGACAAAATGCGAAGGCATCTGTGCCGAACGCACTGATATCGGCATACAAATAGAACGCACCTTCCGGCTCTACGGCAATCCCGAAGCCCAACTCGCGCAAGGCGGGCAGCAGGAAATCGCGACGCCGGCCAAATTCGGCACGG
Coding sequences within:
- the sfsA gene encoding DNA/RNA nuclease SfsA codes for the protein MRFYPPLEEGRLIRRYKRFLTDIETVTGELLTIHCPNTGSMLNCMVEGGQVWFSRSNDPKRKLPGTWEIAETPQGRLACVNTARANPLVEEALRAGVITELNGFTALKREVPYGQEKSRIDFRLEYPDGAAYVEVKSVTLGFDGTRVAAFPDAVTQRGAKHLRELAHLAREGVRAVQLYCVNLSGIDAVRPALEIDAAYGAALREAKAAGVEVLAYGVRVTSEEICVDRRLDVLLD